In Salmo salar chromosome ssa24, Ssal_v3.1, whole genome shotgun sequence, the following proteins share a genomic window:
- the LOC106585270 gene encoding bifunctional methylenetetrahydrofolate dehydrogenase/cyclohydrolase, mitochondrial gives MATLRALRKFCQQSKHQVCSLYMSASRQEAVVISGRKLARQIREEARTDVEQWVSTGNRRPHLSVVLVGDNVASHSYVLNKTRAAADVGISSETILKPSCISEDELMDLIYKLNTDHRVDGLLVQLPLPEHIDERRICNAVSPDKDVDGFHVVNVGRMCLDQSTMLPATPWGVWEIIKRTGIPTLGKNVVVAGRSKNVGMPIAMLLHSDGRHERPGGDATVTISHRYTPKEQLRQHTRIADIVVAAAGIPNLITADMIKEGAVVIDVGINRVHDHVTGKDRLVGDVDFEGVRQKASFITPVPGGVGPMTVAMLMKNTIKAAKNLLLTPAERIRMVASS, from the exons ACAGGAAGCTGTGGTCATCTCAGGCAGGAAGTTGGCCCGTCAGATCCGGGAGGAGGCCAGGACCGATGTGGAACAGTGGGTCTCCACTGGCAACAGGAGACCCCACCTGAGCGTGGTCCTTGTAGGAGATAATGTAGCCAGTCACTCCTACGTCCTGAATAAGACCCGGGCTGCAGCTGATGTTG GTATCAGCAGTGAGACCATCCTGAAGCCCTCCTGTATCTCTGAGGATGAACTCATGGACCTGATCTACAAACTCAACACAGACCACCGGGTGGACGGCCTGCTGGTGCAACTGCCTCTGCCAG AACACATTGACGAGCGGCGCATCTGTAATGCTGTGTCCCCCGACAAGGATGTGGACGGCTTCCATGTGGTCAATGTGGGCCGCATGTGCCTGGACCAGTCCACCATGCTGCCCGCCACTCCCTGGGGAGTCTGGGAAATCATCAAACGCACAG GAATTCCTACCCTTGGAAAGAATGTTGTGGTAGCGGGACGCTCCAAGAATGTGGGCATGCCCATTGCCATGTTGCTGCACTCTGATGGACGCCATGAGAGGCCAGGGG GTGATGCCACGGTCACTATCTCTCACCGTTACACACCAAAGGAACAGCTTCGTCAGCACACAAGAATTGCAGACATCGTTGTTGCTGCTGCAG GGATTCCAAACCTCATCACCGCAGACATGATCAAAGAAGGAGCAGTCGTTATTGATGTTGGAATAAACAGAGTGCATGACCATGTGACTGGCAAGGACAGACTTGTAGGGGACGTGGATTTTGAAG GTGTGAGACAAAAGGCTAGCTTCATTACCCCAGTGCCTGGAGGAGTAGGACCCATGACAGTGGCCATGCTTATGAAGAACACAATCAAGGCAGCTAAGAACCTCCTGCTGACTCCCGCTGAGAGGATCCGCATGGTAGCCTCTTCATAA